From Pontibacillus halophilus JSM 076056 = DSM 19796, one genomic window encodes:
- the mmgD gene encoding citrate synthase: MTQQSTFKPGLDGVIAAETGISYLDVEQEEIVIRGYDLIELSEKKQYLDLVHLLLHDALPQQDERVTLENKLKAEYALPQGFLDIFKQLPKATHPMDALRTGISMLGGYDDDLNNWDKESTEDKAIRLLAKIPNIVANSYHVLNGTKPVTPNEDLPYSANFLYMITGKEPTKQEAAYFDQSLMVYSEHEMPNSTFTARVIASTNADIYGALTGAVASLKGNLHGGANEAVMYMLLEGKTIDGFQHLLYEKLKNKEKIMGFGHRVYMKKMDPRALLMKEALKELAEEKDRMDLYEMCDAGETLMREEKGLYPNLDYYAAPVYYLLDIPIDLYTPIFYAARTVGLCSHVVEQHANNRLFRPRVQYNGPRGLHP, translated from the coding sequence ATGACCCAACAAAGTACGTTTAAACCAGGGTTAGATGGCGTGATTGCGGCAGAAACAGGTATTTCTTATTTGGATGTTGAACAAGAAGAGATTGTTATTCGAGGTTACGACCTCATTGAACTCTCAGAGAAGAAACAGTACCTCGATTTAGTCCACCTCCTACTCCATGATGCACTTCCACAACAAGATGAACGCGTAACGCTTGAGAACAAATTAAAAGCAGAGTACGCGCTACCGCAAGGGTTCTTAGACATATTTAAACAACTACCTAAAGCCACTCATCCAATGGACGCACTACGTACCGGCATTTCCATGCTTGGTGGGTATGATGATGATTTAAACAATTGGGACAAAGAAAGCACAGAAGACAAGGCTATTCGTCTCCTTGCGAAAATACCGAACATCGTCGCGAACAGCTATCATGTTCTTAACGGGACGAAGCCTGTAACTCCGAACGAAGACCTTCCTTACAGTGCGAACTTTCTCTACATGATTACAGGTAAAGAACCAACGAAACAAGAAGCTGCTTACTTTGACCAATCACTTATGGTGTACAGTGAGCATGAAATGCCGAACTCCACCTTTACTGCGCGAGTCATTGCTTCTACGAACGCTGACATTTATGGTGCATTGACCGGTGCAGTCGCCTCCCTTAAAGGGAATCTTCACGGCGGTGCAAACGAAGCCGTTATGTACATGCTTCTAGAAGGTAAGACGATTGATGGATTCCAGCACCTTCTCTATGAGAAGCTGAAAAACAAAGAGAAGATTATGGGATTTGGACACCGCGTTTATATGAAGAAAATGGATCCACGTGCACTCCTAATGAAGGAAGCCTTGAAAGAACTAGCAGAAGAGAAAGATCGGATGGACTTGTATGAGATGTGTGATGCAGGTGAAACGTTGATGAGAGAAGAGAAAGGCCTCTACCCGAATCTTGATTACTATGCAGCACCTGTCTACTACTTACTAGACATCCCTATTGACTTATACACGCCAATTTTCTATGCCGCCCGGACGGTCGGTCTGTGCTCCCATGTCGTTGAGCAACACGCCAACAACCGCCTGTTCCGACCACGCGTCCAGTATAACGGACCAAGAGGCTTGCATCCTTAA
- a CDS encoding HAMP domain-containing sensor histidine kinase, with protein sequence MKSLYVQIVVTFFGAILISLIITFLISGRLHALQVAERLEDRMVTVGKDFIGLYKDDPSIDVEVYLDAMSSLSFDVLLFKEDSTTRLYENPEEEWEITDDNVDKVLGGGVFKQYKLPPRLMIGLPFESEGQSHALFLRPNFDFFFVDFRKLIIILFLTILVIGSFIFILTTRWTVRPIKEMTRSAEQLAKGNFNVEIESKRKDELGSLARSFNDMAHGLGELDGMRQQFVSNVSHEIQSPLTSIQGFARALRDGVVKDESSRDEYLTIIEQESKRLSVLSQNLLKLATLDLDHPPFEPVSYSLGEQIRRVLASLEPQWSSKDIEMKVHIDEGDFIGDQHQLEQVWINLLSNAIRHTEEEGIIVVSLRYEEDKAIVSLQDSGEGISEEDQQRIFERFYKVDKARTRKEGGNGLGLSIANKIVQLHGGEITVKSEPGRGATFSVALPKYQTSASLKLEK encoded by the coding sequence ATGAAGAGCTTATACGTGCAAATCGTCGTCACGTTCTTTGGGGCAATCCTGATTAGCCTAATCATCACGTTTTTAATCTCTGGTCGTTTGCATGCGTTACAAGTGGCTGAACGACTTGAAGATCGGATGGTGACAGTCGGTAAAGACTTTATTGGGCTCTATAAGGATGACCCATCCATAGATGTAGAAGTGTATTTAGATGCCATGAGCTCGCTCAGTTTCGATGTGTTGTTGTTTAAAGAAGACTCTACAACCCGACTTTATGAAAATCCAGAAGAAGAGTGGGAGATTACAGATGACAATGTAGATAAGGTACTCGGTGGAGGTGTGTTTAAGCAATACAAGCTACCTCCAAGACTTATGATTGGGCTTCCCTTTGAATCCGAGGGTCAATCGCATGCGTTGTTCCTTAGACCGAATTTTGATTTCTTCTTTGTAGACTTTCGTAAACTCATCATCATCCTCTTCCTAACTATTCTCGTAATCGGCAGTTTCATCTTTATTCTAACGACAAGGTGGACGGTACGGCCGATTAAAGAGATGACGCGGTCTGCTGAACAATTAGCTAAAGGGAACTTTAACGTTGAAATAGAAAGCAAACGAAAAGATGAACTAGGGAGTCTGGCCCGGAGCTTTAACGACATGGCTCATGGGCTTGGGGAATTAGACGGCATGCGTCAGCAATTCGTCTCGAACGTTTCCCACGAAATTCAATCCCCGTTAACGTCTATACAAGGGTTTGCGCGTGCGCTGCGGGATGGGGTTGTGAAGGACGAGTCTAGCCGTGATGAATACTTAACCATCATTGAGCAAGAAAGTAAGCGGCTCTCGGTATTGAGTCAGAACCTATTAAAGCTGGCAACGCTTGACTTGGACCACCCTCCGTTCGAGCCTGTAAGTTATTCATTAGGAGAGCAAATCCGTCGTGTACTGGCTTCTCTTGAGCCTCAGTGGTCTAGTAAAGACATTGAAATGAAAGTCCACATAGACGAAGGAGATTTCATTGGGGATCAGCATCAGTTGGAACAAGTATGGATCAATCTATTGTCCAATGCGATTCGTCACACAGAAGAAGAGGGAATCATTGTTGTCTCACTTCGATATGAAGAAGATAAAGCAATCGTCTCGCTTCAAGATAGCGGAGAAGGCATATCAGAAGAAGACCAACAGCGTATATTCGAACGTTTCTACAAGGTTGACAAAGCAAGAACGCGTAAAGAAGGAGGAAACGGCTTAGGACTATCCATTGCGAACAAGATTGTGCAGCTTCATGGCGGGGAAATCACTGTGAAGAGTGAGCCAGGACGTGGCGCTACATTTAGCGTAGCGCTTCCGAAATACCAAACGTCAGCATCCCTGAAACTAGAGAAATAA
- a CDS encoding bifunctional 2-methylcitrate dehydratase/aconitate hydratase — protein MSGVQLNTKQATDQILEEIADYAVNGTITSEEAITTARYVLMDTLGCGLLALRYPECTKHMGPIVPGTVVPNGARVPGTLYELDPVHAAFNIGCMIRWLDYNDTWLAAEWGHPSDNLGGILAVADYISRERVADGKEPLTMDEVLQATVKAHEIQGVLALENSLNRQGLDHVLYVKVATTAVTTAMLGGTTEDVANAVSQAWVDNSSLRTYRHAPNTGSRKSWAAGDATSRGVRLALMTMKGEMGYATALSAPGWGFQDVLFGGNELKLARPFGSYVMENILFKISYPAEFHAQTAAEAAIQLHDQVAGRVNEIEKVVITTHESAIRIIDKKGPLHNPADRDHCLQYITAIGLLYGSLNADHYEDEVAANPQIDQLREVMETVENTQYSQDYLDSDKRSIANAVQVFFTDGTSTEQVEIQYPIGHRRRRDEGIPLLVDKFYDNLKTRYPARQVDQIMSLCQNQDELSSLPVNEFMSLLKI, from the coding sequence ATGTCCGGAGTTCAATTAAATACGAAACAAGCAACTGATCAAATCTTGGAGGAAATTGCTGATTATGCTGTAAATGGGACAATCACAAGCGAGGAAGCCATCACAACTGCTCGTTACGTCTTAATGGATACGTTAGGGTGTGGCTTATTGGCACTTCGCTATCCTGAGTGCACGAAGCATATGGGCCCTATCGTCCCAGGAACCGTTGTACCAAATGGAGCACGTGTACCAGGTACGCTGTATGAACTAGATCCTGTCCACGCCGCATTTAATATCGGATGTATGATTCGCTGGCTGGACTATAACGATACGTGGTTGGCTGCTGAATGGGGACACCCGTCTGACAACCTAGGTGGAATTCTCGCCGTAGCGGATTATATCAGCCGTGAGCGAGTAGCCGATGGGAAAGAACCACTTACGATGGATGAAGTGCTCCAAGCAACGGTGAAAGCTCATGAAATTCAAGGGGTTCTCGCTCTAGAAAATAGCCTGAACAGACAAGGGCTTGACCACGTCCTCTACGTGAAAGTCGCAACGACAGCCGTTACGACAGCCATGCTAGGTGGCACCACTGAAGATGTAGCGAACGCCGTCTCACAAGCTTGGGTGGATAACTCAAGCCTACGTACTTACCGTCACGCACCAAACACAGGCTCGCGAAAGTCATGGGCTGCAGGTGACGCGACTAGCCGCGGTGTCCGACTTGCTTTGATGACGATGAAAGGTGAGATGGGATACGCAACGGCTCTTTCCGCACCAGGATGGGGCTTTCAAGATGTTCTATTCGGAGGGAACGAACTAAAGCTTGCTCGTCCATTCGGCTCTTATGTAATGGAGAATATTCTGTTCAAGATTTCTTACCCTGCTGAATTCCACGCCCAGACAGCGGCTGAGGCAGCCATTCAACTTCATGACCAAGTTGCAGGTCGTGTCAATGAAATCGAAAAGGTCGTCATTACCACGCATGAGTCAGCCATTCGTATTATTGATAAGAAAGGACCGCTTCACAACCCAGCTGACCGAGATCACTGTTTACAATACATTACGGCAATCGGTCTTCTCTATGGTTCTTTAAACGCAGACCATTATGAAGATGAAGTAGCGGCGAACCCACAAATTGATCAGCTTCGTGAAGTTATGGAAACTGTTGAGAACACTCAATACAGCCAGGACTATTTAGACAGCGACAAGCGTTCCATCGCCAACGCCGTGCAAGTCTTCTTTACAGACGGCACAAGCACGGAACAAGTTGAGATTCAATACCCAATTGGACACCGCCGTCGCCGTGATGAAGGCATTCCGCTTCTCGTTGACAAATTCTATGACAACTTAAAAACTCGCTATCCAGCACGCCAAGTTGACCAAATTATGAGTCTATGCCAGAACCAAGATGAACTTTCTTCACTACCTGTCAACGAGTTTATGAGTCTATTGAAAATATAG
- a CDS encoding response regulator transcription factor: protein MIQILVVDDDAHIQHLIAMYIEQEGYKPVKANDGKEAVAILEQQGIDLAIIDLMMPNMDGYELCEEIRRYYEIPVLMVTAKGEVQDKVKGFQLGTDDYVVKPFEPIELMMRVKALMRRYNIQSAHYIEMGNVRLNERNKTVEVKDGSETWPLKEFDLLYTLASYPEQIFTRNQLIEKHWGLDYEGDDRTVDVHIKRIRDKLKKYEASISIKTIRGVGYRIEEVTV from the coding sequence ATGATTCAAATCTTAGTTGTAGATGATGATGCGCATATTCAACACCTGATTGCGATGTACATAGAACAGGAAGGATACAAGCCTGTGAAAGCAAATGATGGCAAGGAAGCAGTAGCCATTTTAGAACAGCAAGGGATTGATTTAGCCATAATCGATCTTATGATGCCGAATATGGACGGCTATGAGCTTTGTGAAGAGATTCGGCGATACTACGAAATCCCCGTTCTTATGGTGACTGCGAAAGGTGAAGTACAAGATAAAGTCAAAGGGTTTCAGTTAGGGACGGATGATTACGTCGTTAAACCATTTGAACCAATTGAACTTATGATGCGGGTTAAGGCATTGATGAGAAGATATAATATTCAATCTGCTCATTACATCGAAATGGGGAATGTGCGATTGAATGAGCGGAATAAAACAGTTGAAGTGAAGGATGGAAGCGAAACGTGGCCGTTAAAGGAGTTCGATCTCCTCTATACACTAGCAAGCTATCCAGAACAAATCTTCACGCGAAACCAGCTCATTGAGAAGCATTGGGGCTTAGACTATGAAGGCGATGACCGGACAGTTGATGTACATATTAAACGAATACGAGATAAGTTGAAGAAATATGAAGCATCCATTTCCATCAAAACGATTCGTGGGGTTGGATATCGAATTGAAGAGGTAACTGTATGA
- a CDS encoding efflux RND transporter permease subunit has translation MNWLTKFSLKNTVAVLILTVLVLAMGIIATEKIKVETFPDVTFPVMTVQTVYPNASTEEVEENVTKPLEDALLNLEDYDSISSTSQENVSIITIMYPFGQDTDEAQSDINNAISGIETPDGAETEVTTLSINSTPIYQGALSSEDLDMLQQDVDSNIVPDLQNLDGVSTVNVTGTSEERIQINVDEEEATSYGLSLSTISDAIQRAEYKLPAGSLEKEGASTPVEIKGDLDDLDALKSITIPTTNTASMQQQAPEGSPEGAPQGATDGSGAQPQATQPTEVTLDEIAEISQVTERSEISRFNGEDSILIEVTKAQDANTAEVADEVKAYLADVVDEKDYELYTVLDQGEEVNKSISALLKEGGFGALFTVIVILLFLRNIRATLIAIISLPISILGSIALLEQFDYTLNIMTLGGMAVAVGRIVDDSIVVIENIYRWKQQYPDMKQREVVFKATKEVMGAVASSTIATLIVFLPLAFVSGILGEFFRPFSLAVVFSIVISLIVAIMLIPVLGKFFFKNVKHHEESKRFTNWYEKFLRGSLKKKWVVFTLSFVLLFGSFSFVPALGVSFLPSEGSEAFEIEMTLPNDTTLEQTSELAQTIEEDISGDDQIDYSQVSIGFSSQQQMPGMTAETSQNIARFFIQLNEDVTIDTVLPDYEERFLEKAQEDYPEATVKATEVQQEGPPAGNSIDVNLYSEDVDDLREASAQVGQLLEQDDQLKNIQNDMEDTKVKYEVSLNEEGKDLGVSPFQLMEPIRERLQPLDGGTLTLQEEWDIQVTFDEQLSTKEELESFTVQTREGEKELRDIASIEEVQVPTAIKHQDGETASTVSATIIGDDTAAVSSVVQEDVEALSLPDSVEVEFAGGLEMITEGFADLGVAMAAAVGLVFLVLSITFGGVITPIVILSSLIFIPIGSLAGLFVTGQTLSMSAMIGMLMLIGIVVTNAVVLLDRVEANRRDGKELTEAIVEASRTRLRPILMTALATIFALVPLALSNSASGLISKGLAITVIGGLTTSTLLTLVFVPVFYHAIGKRRKIEKD, from the coding sequence ATGAACTGGTTAACCAAATTTAGCCTGAAAAATACAGTAGCTGTTCTTATTCTTACCGTACTTGTTCTTGCTATGGGAATCATAGCCACAGAGAAAATTAAAGTGGAAACATTTCCGGATGTAACGTTCCCGGTCATGACGGTGCAAACGGTATATCCGAATGCATCAACAGAAGAAGTTGAAGAGAACGTAACGAAACCATTGGAAGACGCACTGTTAAATTTAGAGGATTACGACTCAATCTCCAGTACATCACAAGAGAACGTATCCATTATTACCATTATGTATCCATTTGGCCAAGATACAGATGAAGCCCAATCGGATATTAACAATGCAATTAGTGGCATCGAAACACCTGATGGCGCTGAAACAGAAGTAACAACGTTGTCAATCAATTCAACGCCTATTTATCAAGGAGCACTCTCCTCAGAAGACCTTGACATGTTACAACAGGACGTGGACTCAAATATCGTACCAGACTTACAGAACTTAGATGGCGTATCTACAGTTAACGTGACAGGAACGAGTGAGGAACGAATCCAAATCAACGTGGATGAGGAAGAGGCAACTTCATATGGGCTTTCACTATCCACTATTAGCGATGCGATTCAACGGGCAGAGTACAAATTGCCTGCTGGGTCACTGGAGAAGGAAGGGGCGTCTACACCAGTCGAAATTAAAGGTGACCTAGACGATCTCGATGCTCTAAAATCCATAACGATTCCAACAACGAATACAGCTTCCATGCAACAACAAGCACCAGAAGGAAGTCCTGAAGGAGCACCTCAAGGAGCTACAGATGGAAGCGGAGCGCAACCTCAAGCTACTCAACCTACCGAAGTCACGCTTGATGAGATTGCAGAGATTAGTCAAGTGACAGAGAGAAGCGAAATCTCCCGCTTTAACGGAGAAGACAGCATTCTTATAGAAGTCACGAAAGCGCAGGATGCGAACACAGCTGAAGTAGCAGATGAAGTGAAAGCATACTTGGCGGATGTAGTTGATGAGAAGGATTATGAACTGTATACCGTACTAGACCAAGGAGAAGAAGTGAACAAATCCATTTCAGCCTTGCTGAAAGAAGGTGGATTTGGAGCGTTATTTACGGTAATTGTCATCTTGTTGTTCCTGCGTAATATTCGAGCGACATTGATTGCGATTATTTCACTACCAATCTCCATCTTAGGCTCAATTGCCTTACTCGAGCAGTTTGATTATACATTAAATATCATGACTCTTGGAGGCATGGCTGTTGCAGTCGGCCGAATTGTCGATGACAGTATTGTGGTCATAGAGAACATTTATAGGTGGAAACAACAATACCCAGACATGAAACAACGTGAGGTTGTCTTTAAGGCGACGAAAGAAGTGATGGGGGCAGTTGCTTCTTCAACAATTGCAACGCTGATCGTCTTTCTCCCTCTTGCGTTTGTGAGTGGCATCCTTGGAGAATTCTTCCGACCATTTAGTTTAGCGGTTGTATTCTCGATTGTAATTTCACTCATTGTAGCGATTATGCTCATCCCGGTTCTAGGGAAATTCTTCTTTAAGAACGTGAAGCATCACGAGGAATCGAAACGTTTCACAAACTGGTATGAGAAGTTTCTGCGTGGGTCATTGAAGAAGAAATGGGTTGTATTTACCCTCTCCTTCGTGCTTCTATTTGGTTCATTCTCATTTGTTCCAGCGCTTGGTGTATCTTTCTTACCGAGTGAAGGAAGTGAAGCATTCGAAATTGAAATGACACTACCAAATGACACAACACTCGAGCAAACAAGTGAACTCGCTCAAACGATAGAAGAAGACATTAGCGGAGATGACCAGATTGACTACTCACAAGTCTCCATTGGCTTCTCAAGCCAACAACAGATGCCAGGCATGACGGCTGAAACGTCTCAGAATATTGCCAGATTCTTTATTCAGTTGAACGAAGATGTAACGATCGATACGGTTCTACCAGATTACGAAGAACGCTTTCTTGAGAAGGCACAAGAAGATTATCCGGAGGCAACAGTGAAAGCGACGGAAGTGCAACAGGAAGGTCCTCCTGCCGGAAATAGCATTGACGTTAACCTTTACAGTGAAGATGTCGATGATCTTCGTGAAGCCTCTGCTCAAGTAGGTCAACTGCTCGAACAAGACGATCAGTTGAAGAACATTCAGAATGATATGGAAGACACGAAGGTGAAATATGAAGTCAGCTTAAATGAGGAAGGAAAAGACCTTGGTGTGAGCCCATTCCAGCTCATGGAGCCAATTCGTGAACGTCTTCAGCCTTTAGATGGCGGCACGTTAACACTTCAGGAAGAATGGGATATACAAGTAACCTTTGATGAGCAGTTGTCTACTAAAGAAGAATTAGAATCCTTCACTGTCCAAACAAGAGAAGGCGAGAAAGAACTCCGAGACATTGCATCAATTGAAGAGGTTCAAGTACCGACAGCCATTAAGCACCAAGATGGGGAGACTGCGAGCACAGTCTCTGCAACAATTATAGGGGATGACACGGCTGCCGTATCAAGTGTCGTACAAGAAGATGTAGAAGCACTAAGCCTACCAGATAGTGTTGAAGTTGAATTTGCTGGTGGACTAGAGATGATTACAGAAGGATTTGCTGACTTGGGGGTTGCAATGGCTGCTGCTGTTGGCCTTGTATTCCTTGTCTTAAGCATTACATTCGGTGGAGTGATTACGCCAATTGTTATTCTGTCTTCACTTATCTTCATTCCAATCGGTTCGTTAGCTGGACTGTTTGTGACAGGTCAAACCTTATCCATGAGCGCCATGATTGGAATGCTTATGCTTATAGGAATTGTAGTGACGAACGCGGTTGTACTTCTTGACCGTGTAGAAGCTAACCGTAGAGATGGCAAAGAACTTACAGAGGCAATTGTAGAAGCATCAAGAACGCGCCTCCGTCCAATTCTTATGACGGCACTTGCGACTATTTTTGCACTCGTTCCACTTGCCTTGTCAAACTCCGCATCTGGACTCATTTCTAAAGGGCTAGCCATTACGGTAATTGGAGGATTGACCACATCCACGTTACTCACGCTAGTCTTTGTACCGGTCTTCTACCACGCAATTGGGAAGCGCCGTAAAATTGAAAAGGATTAA